One genomic region from Streptomyces sp. NBC_00582 encodes:
- a CDS encoding MFS transporter, whose protein sequence is MRVDEPARAGRRQWTGLAVLALPTLLIGLDMTVLHLAAPALGQALGPSGAQLLWIVDIYGFLVASFLATMGTLGDRIGRRKLLLVGAAAFAAASLLAAYSTGVAMLIVARALLGVAGATLMPSTLSLISNMFRDPDQRRFAIAVWMTNFSVGGMIGPLVGGVLLEHFWWGSVFLVGVPVGVVLLVVGPVLLPECRDPDPGRLDPASIALSIVTVLPVVYGFKQMAQDGVRAQSLLAVAAGLGFAVAFVRRQLRLADPMLDLRLFGRPGFSVALGGQTMGLFVVTGTQFLVLQYLQLVLGLSPLSAGLWALPAMVAGVVGTLLAPAAAARLHPGRVMAGGFALAVPGLVLISLAGAVSGLALTTVGFAVLSFGVQAALALTNDVIISSAPPERAGNASGVGETGAELGNALGVAVFGSVATAFYGARMAGDALPKGIPPEAAALARSTLAGATEAAARLPDAVGDELLATARSAFTGGMHTAALCGIAVLVLLTLAGLNLARLSPDTAEEMTEERTKGFAAADRD, encoded by the coding sequence GTGCGTGTCGACGAACCAGCACGAGCGGGCCGGCGGCAGTGGACGGGACTGGCCGTCCTCGCGCTGCCGACCCTGCTGATCGGTCTCGACATGACCGTGCTCCACCTGGCCGCCCCCGCACTCGGCCAGGCCCTGGGACCGAGCGGCGCCCAGTTGCTCTGGATCGTCGACATCTACGGCTTCCTGGTCGCGTCGTTCCTCGCCACCATGGGGACCCTCGGCGACCGGATCGGCCGGCGGAAGCTGCTCCTCGTCGGTGCCGCCGCGTTCGCGGCCGCGTCGCTGCTCGCCGCGTACTCGACCGGAGTGGCCATGCTCATCGTGGCCCGCGCCCTCCTCGGGGTCGCCGGCGCGACGCTCATGCCGTCCACGCTGTCGCTGATCAGCAACATGTTCCGCGACCCGGACCAGCGACGGTTCGCCATCGCGGTGTGGATGACCAACTTCAGCGTCGGCGGGATGATCGGCCCGCTGGTCGGCGGGGTGCTGCTGGAGCACTTCTGGTGGGGGTCGGTGTTCCTGGTCGGCGTACCGGTGGGGGTGGTCCTGCTGGTCGTCGGACCGGTGCTGCTGCCCGAGTGCCGCGACCCCGACCCCGGCCGGCTGGACCCCGCGAGCATCGCCCTGTCCATCGTGACGGTGCTGCCGGTGGTCTACGGTTTCAAGCAGATGGCGCAGGACGGCGTCCGGGCGCAGTCGCTGCTGGCCGTCGCCGCAGGACTGGGCTTCGCGGTCGCCTTCGTGCGCCGCCAGTTGCGGCTCGCCGACCCCATGCTCGACCTGCGTCTGTTCGGCCGCCCCGGGTTCTCGGTGGCGCTGGGCGGCCAGACGATGGGCCTGTTCGTCGTGACCGGGACGCAGTTCCTGGTCCTGCAGTACCTGCAACTCGTCCTCGGGCTCTCCCCGCTCTCCGCCGGTCTGTGGGCGCTGCCCGCGATGGTGGCGGGGGTGGTGGGCACGCTCCTCGCGCCGGCCGCCGCCGCACGGCTGCATCCCGGGCGGGTGATGGCGGGCGGCTTCGCGCTCGCCGTGCCGGGGCTCGTGCTGATCAGCCTCGCGGGGGCCGTCTCCGGTCTGGCGCTCACGACCGTCGGTTTCGCCGTCCTGTCCTTCGGGGTCCAGGCGGCGCTGGCCCTGACCAACGACGTGATCATCAGCAGCGCGCCGCCGGAGCGCGCGGGCAACGCCTCCGGGGTCGGTGAGACGGGCGCCGAACTCGGCAACGCGCTGGGGGTGGCGGTCTTCGGCTCGGTGGCGACCGCGTTCTACGGGGCGCGGATGGCCGGTGACGCGCTGCCCAAGGGCATCCCGCCGGAGGCGGCCGCTCTCGCCCGGTCCACCCTTGCGGGCGCCACGGAGGCAGCGGCCCGTCTGCCGGACGCGGTCGGTGACGAGCTGCTCGCTACCGCCCGGTCCGCCTTCACCGGCGGCATGCACACCGCGGCCCTGTGCGGGATCGCCGTCCTGGTGCTGCTGACGCTGGCCGGACTGAACCTCGCCCGCCTGTCCCCGGACACCGCCGAGGAAATGACGGAGGAAAGGACGAAGGGCTTCGCAGCGGCCGACAGGGATTAG
- a CDS encoding AfsR/SARP family transcriptional regulator yields the protein MRFGILGPLEVTSDDGIPARLGGPRRRVVLAALLMHANRLVSIPQLLEAVWCEEPPPSAAVNVRGYVSALRRALQEGGDATGRRRHGERLATLTGGYLLRADTSELDFSLFMDRLRRGEREMAAGQTEQAAGNLQSALDLWRGNPLDGLPVALPVRAELERMKELRLLAVERAAQARLDLGQADALVPELATLTRQHPFRERLWELLIVALHRTGRQADALATYTRVRRILVEELGIDPTDRLKRLEEQILRGEHRLDALATVARPSG from the coding sequence ATGAGGTTCGGTATTCTCGGTCCGCTGGAAGTGACGTCGGACGACGGAATCCCCGCGAGACTCGGCGGTCCGCGCCGGCGTGTCGTGCTGGCCGCACTCCTCATGCACGCCAATCGACTGGTCTCGATACCCCAGTTATTGGAGGCCGTGTGGTGCGAGGAGCCCCCGCCCTCGGCGGCCGTCAATGTCCGTGGCTATGTCAGCGCGCTGCGCCGCGCACTCCAGGAGGGCGGCGACGCCACAGGACGCCGGCGGCACGGTGAGCGACTGGCCACGCTCACGGGCGGCTATCTGTTGCGCGCGGACACGTCCGAGCTGGACTTCTCCCTGTTCATGGACCGATTACGGCGCGGCGAACGGGAGATGGCGGCGGGGCAGACCGAACAGGCCGCCGGGAACCTCCAGTCCGCTCTCGACCTCTGGCGCGGGAACCCCCTCGACGGACTCCCCGTGGCCCTGCCCGTCCGGGCCGAACTGGAACGGATGAAGGAACTGCGGCTGCTCGCGGTGGAACGCGCCGCCCAGGCGCGGCTCGATCTGGGCCAGGCGGACGCCCTCGTGCCGGAGCTGGCCACCCTCACCCGGCAGCATCCGTTCCGCGAACGGCTCTGGGAGCTGCTGATCGTCGCCCTGCACCGGACGGGACGCCAGGCGGACGCGCTCGCCACGTACACCCGCGTACGGCGGATCCTCGTCGAGGAGCTGGGCATCGATCCGACCGACCGGCTGAAACGGCTGGAGGAGCAGATCCTGCGCGGCGAGCACCGGCTGGACGCCCTCGCGACGGTGGCCCGGCCCAGCGGCTGA
- a CDS encoding serine hydrolase domain-containing protein has translation MTRTRTAVLCAATLLAALLPAATTATAAPDHHHRACAATRDPQGTARKVLDIVREARKDLGLKAALVKVTVGGKPLVTGAVGESMTGVPATPAMHFRTGSVGIAFMGTVLLQLVEEHRAGLDDPVSRWLPDLPHGDRITLRMLGDSTSGLHDYVPDPVFLKKLYADPWRHWTPKEVVGISLSHPLWYKPGTNWSYSHANFQLLGRALEKITGTPLDKLLRERVYRPLGLRNTVGNDTAVIPEPVLHAYDDERGTYEESTYFNPSWTTAPGAVITQDICDLARSAKGVGSGELLSRRSFRTQLDPGTVGLGHPTKKCPADVCLPMTEDFHFGVGVVVKNGWVVQNPSFFGYAAVMAYEPHQRLTIAVSTTKGPKAVAGNNSQTIAERIADRLDPRHPLSG, from the coding sequence ATGACGCGTACCCGTACGGCGGTGCTGTGCGCCGCCACCCTCCTCGCCGCCCTGCTTCCCGCGGCGACGACCGCGACCGCCGCACCCGACCACCACCACCGTGCCTGCGCCGCCACCCGCGACCCGCAGGGCACGGCGCGCAAGGTCCTCGACATCGTCCGCGAGGCCAGGAAGGACCTCGGCCTCAAGGCCGCCCTCGTCAAGGTCACGGTCGGCGGGAAGCCCCTCGTCACCGGGGCGGTCGGCGAGTCCATGACCGGGGTGCCGGCCACCCCCGCGATGCACTTCCGGACCGGCTCGGTCGGAATCGCCTTCATGGGCACGGTGCTGCTCCAGCTCGTCGAGGAGCACAGGGCCGGCCTCGACGACCCGGTCTCGCGCTGGCTGCCCGACCTCCCGCACGGCGACCGGATCACCCTGCGCATGCTCGGCGACTCCACCTCGGGCCTGCACGACTACGTCCCCGACCCGGTCTTCCTCAAGAAGCTGTACGCCGACCCCTGGCGGCACTGGACGCCCAAGGAGGTCGTCGGGATCTCCCTCAGCCACCCCCTGTGGTACAAGCCCGGCACCAACTGGAGCTACTCGCACGCCAACTTCCAGCTCCTCGGCCGGGCCCTGGAGAAGATCACCGGCACCCCGCTGGACAAGCTGCTGCGCGAGCGCGTGTACCGCCCGCTCGGTCTGCGCAACACCGTCGGCAACGACACCGCCGTCATCCCCGAGCCCGTCCTGCACGCCTACGACGACGAGCGCGGCACCTACGAGGAGTCCACCTACTTCAACCCGTCCTGGACCACCGCGCCCGGCGCGGTCATCACCCAGGACATCTGCGACCTCGCCCGCTCCGCAAAGGGGGTCGGCTCGGGCGAGCTGCTCTCCCGCCGCTCCTTCCGCACCCAGCTCGACCCGGGCACGGTCGGGCTCGGCCACCCGACGAAGAAGTGTCCGGCGGACGTCTGTCTGCCCATGACCGAGGACTTCCACTTCGGCGTCGGCGTCGTCGTCAAGAACGGCTGGGTGGTGCAGAACCCGTCCTTCTTCGGCTACGCGGCCGTGATGGCGTACGAGCCGCACCAGCGGCTGACCATCGCGGTGTCCACGACGAAGGGCCCGAAGGCCGTCGCCGGCAACAACTCCCAGACGATCGCCGAGCGGATCGCCGATAGGCTGGACCCCCGGCACCCGTTGTCCGGCTGA
- a CDS encoding FadR/GntR family transcriptional regulator, giving the protein MTPGRESLANTVQWVIRGQRIRLEALHETREAIEPACAALAARRRTERALAELDAAHAELVGAGEDVQRFLRANVRRHTTVARAGGNELLIGFMSALARSVHAATDLDAFLDAGIRELTGRAHTRITEAIRAGDEAAARRMTRHICGSAVAAAEVDDRESRRRLSHGRRTHRRAGDDERP; this is encoded by the coding sequence TTGACGCCGGGACGGGAGTCCCTGGCGAACACCGTGCAGTGGGTGATCCGGGGTCAGCGCATCCGTCTGGAGGCGCTGCACGAGACCCGTGAGGCGATCGAGCCGGCCTGCGCGGCGCTGGCGGCCCGCCGGCGCACCGAGCGGGCTCTGGCGGAACTCGACGCGGCCCACGCGGAGCTGGTCGGCGCGGGAGAGGACGTGCAGCGGTTCCTGCGGGCCAATGTGCGCCGGCACACGACGGTGGCGCGGGCGGGCGGCAACGAACTCCTCATCGGGTTCATGAGCGCCCTCGCACGGTCCGTCCACGCGGCGACCGACCTGGATGCGTTCCTGGACGCCGGCATCCGTGAGCTGACCGGCCGCGCGCACACCCGGATCACGGAGGCGATCCGGGCGGGCGACGAGGCGGCGGCCCGGCGGATGACCCGGCACATCTGCGGTTCCGCCGTGGCGGCGGCCGAGGTGGACGACCGGGAATCCAGACGGCGCCTGTCCCACGGCCGACGGACGCACCGTCGTGCTGGGGACGACGAGCGACCGTGA
- a CDS encoding CoA transferase — MGPAAREPLGRPGLADDDRFRTNAGRVAHRAVLDAALTDWCARHGLDDIQDRADAAGIGNARYNTPREVLARPQLAARDRRREIDTPAGPVPALLPPPVIEGYAPPMGAVPALGQHTDAVLAELGLSEGEIAALRERARRRPPRAGRPQSRRPPPALRGEGDRPSARGMRRRGHRTGGLRGAGGAAPDTTVRLPELGTGLIPGAGGAASLPARIGRHRTAYPALSGTPLGATEAFARGLVDAIAPDSGA, encoded by the coding sequence GTGGGACCGGCAGCCCGGGAGCCGCTGGGGCGGCCGGGCCTCGCGGACGACGACCGGTTCCGCACCAACGCGGGGCGGGTGGCCCACCGGGCCGTCCTGGACGCCGCGCTCACCGACTGGTGCGCGCGGCACGGCCTGGACGACATCCAGGACCGGGCGGACGCGGCCGGCATCGGCAACGCCCGCTACAACACACCGCGCGAGGTCCTCGCCCGTCCGCAGCTCGCCGCCCGCGACCGCCGGCGGGAGATCGACACCCCGGCCGGTCCGGTGCCGGCGCTGCTGCCGCCGCCGGTGATCGAGGGCTACGCGCCTCCGATGGGCGCGGTGCCGGCGCTCGGGCAGCACACGGATGCGGTGCTCGCCGAACTCGGCCTGTCCGAGGGGGAGATCGCCGCGCTGCGGGAGCGGGCCCGCCGTCGCCCACCTCGTGCGGGTCGGCCGCAGTCCCGCCGCCCTCCTCCAGCGCTGCGCGGCGAAGGTGACCGCCCGTCTGCACGGGGCATGCGTCGGCGCGGGCATCGAACTGGCGGCCTTCGCGGGGCAGGTGGCGCCGCACCGGACACCACGGTCCGCCTGCCGGAGCTCGGCACGGGACTGATCCCCGGCGCCGGCGGCGCGGCGAGCCTCCCGGCCCGGATCGGCCGGCACCGCACGGCGTATCCCGCCCTCAGCGGCACCCCGTTGGGGGCGACGGAGGCGTTCGCCCGGGGGCTGGTCGACGCGATCGCCCCGGACAGCGGCGCATGA